Part of the Flavobacterium sp. MDT1-60 genome, GGAATATCACGATTCCGGCAAACACATCGGCTTTGGTTTATTTGCCAACAACGAATATTTCAGAGGTCACTTTAAATGGTAAAAAGATAACTGCTGAAACTTATAAAAACGAAGGTACTAAACTTGTTTTAACGTTGCCTTCAGGTACTTATAATCTAAGCGTAAAGCGTTAATTTGACTAATTCGGGACAGTACAGGATACATCTTTAATTTTTTAGTGTCATTTTTACACTTAATAAATATATTTTGTGCGAAAAATTATTAGTAGTGCATAAAAATTCAAAAAAAATAATCCAAAAATAAAATTAAGAATGAAGATTATAAAGATAACTTTTGTCTTATTCGGTTTATTGCTTTTAGGAAGTTGTAAATCTGCTTTAGAAAAAAAGATATGGAAAGAAGGAATTTTAGTTGATGAATTTATCTATGATAAAGCGCCTTATCCGTCTTGTCACGCCGCTACAATTGTTGAGGCAACAAACGGCGACTTGGTAGCTTCATGGTTTGGAGGAACAAAAGAGAGACATCCTGATGTTTGTATTTATGTAAGCAGAAAACCAAAAGGAAGCGACAAATGGACTGAAGGTATAAATGTTGCTGACGGTGTGATGAAAGACGGACCGAGATTACCAACATGGAATCCGGTTTTATATCAGATTCCGGGTGGTGATTTATTGCTTTTCTATAAAATCGGACCAAAACCATCAGAGTGGTGGGGTGTAATAAGAACTTCATCTGATAACGGAAAAACGTGGTCTGAGGCTAAAAATATGCCAAGTAAAGATTTCTTAGGACCAATCAAAAACAAACCGGTTTTATTAAGCAACGGAACTTTATTATGTCCGTCAAGTATTGAAGGTGACGGTTGGAGATTGCGTATGGAGACTTCTCCTGATTTCGGAAAAACATGGGTTTTAGGGGATACTTTATCAAGAGGAAAAAATAAAATCAATGCCATTCAGCCAAGTATTCTTTTCCATAAAGACGGAAGTATTCAGGCGATTGGAAGAACAAGAAACAGAGCCATTTTTAGTACTTTTTCAAAAGATAACGGAAAAACATGGTCGGATATTGAACTGATTGGATTACCAAATAACAATTCGGGAACTGATGCGGTAACGCTTAAAAACGGAAAACATTTGTTGGTTTACAATCACGTATTGCCTCCGGGAACGGAAGCAAAAGGGCCAAGAACGCCTTTGAACGTTTCAATTTCTGATGACGGAATTCACTGGAAAGCGGCTTTGGTTTTAGAAGATTCAAAAATCAGTCAATATTCATATCCGTCAATGATTCAGAGTTCTGACGGAATGGTGCATATCGTTTATACGTGGAGAAGAGAAAAAATCAAATACGTAAAAGTTGATCCAAGTAAATTAAAAGCGTTCCCAATCAAAAACGGAATCTGGCCTGGAGACGAAAACAAAACCGTAACGGCAGTTAAAGCTGAAGAGGAGTAAAGAGAAAAGTTTGCCACTAATTACACGAATTTACACTAATTTTTAGTAAAAACAAATTCGTGGAAATTCGTGTAATTAGTGGCTAAAAAAAACACAACAATGAGCAATAAAATTTTTACAAAATTAACGGCTATACTTTTCATGATTGTTTTTGCGGGAGCGTTCAGTAGTTGCGCAACGGCTCAATCATCAAAAAACAAACAACAATACAAAGTTGCGGTTTGTGACTGGATGATTTTAAAAAGACAAAAATTAGGTGCTTTTGGTTTGGCAAGCGAAATCAAAGCCGACGGAATAGAACTGGACATGGGAGGTTTAGGAAAAAGACCAACTTTTGACAGTAAATTGGGAGATCCGATTGAAAGACAAAAGTTTCTGGATAAATCTAAAGAGTTGCATGTGGGAATCAGTTCTATTGCCATGTCCGGATTTTATGCACAGTCTTTTGCGAAAAGAGAAACTATCGAACCCATGATTAATGATTGCGTAAAAGCAATGAAAGACATGAAAGTAAAAGTGG contains:
- a CDS encoding exo-alpha-sialidase, which produces MKIIKITFVLFGLLLLGSCKSALEKKIWKEGILVDEFIYDKAPYPSCHAATIVEATNGDLVASWFGGTKERHPDVCIYVSRKPKGSDKWTEGINVADGVMKDGPRLPTWNPVLYQIPGGDLLLFYKIGPKPSEWWGVIRTSSDNGKTWSEAKNMPSKDFLGPIKNKPVLLSNGTLLCPSSIEGDGWRLRMETSPDFGKTWVLGDTLSRGKNKINAIQPSILFHKDGSIQAIGRTRNRAIFSTFSKDNGKTWSDIELIGLPNNNSGTDAVTLKNGKHLLVYNHVLPPGTEAKGPRTPLNVSISDDGIHWKAALVLEDSKISQYSYPSMIQSSDGMVHIVYTWRREKIKYVKVDPSKLKAFPIKNGIWPGDENKTVTAVKAEEE